Proteins co-encoded in one Paracrocinitomix mangrovi genomic window:
- a CDS encoding thioredoxin family protein, with protein sequence MFTEITEDNLAEIVQNNETVFVQYSAGWCGNCRIMKPKFKKHSSEHEDMTFVVVDAEKFPESRKLANVSNLPTFAAFKNGELVNQIQTNKADNLNTFIHEITDN encoded by the coding sequence ATGTTTACAGAAATTACTGAAGACAATTTGGCCGAGATTGTTCAAAATAATGAGACTGTTTTCGTGCAATATTCGGCCGGATGGTGCGGCAACTGTCGTATCATGAAACCGAAGTTTAAAAAACATTCTTCGGAGCACGAAGACATGACCTTTGTAGTTGTTGATGCTGAAAAATTTCCTGAATCAAGAAAACTGGCAAATGTTTCTAATCTACCAACATTTGCAGCTTTCAAGAATGGAGAATTAGTAAATCAGATTCAAACTAACAAAGCAGATAACTTAAATACTTTTATTCATGAGATTACCGATAATTAA
- a CDS encoding DUF6952 family protein produces MRLPIIKKLNEFIEENDEDYVNETIETLEFLTEAPGIKDEEMDVIGELLSNMYGAIEVHNMIKEGTPKKEALNEFMKRVTGSIDT; encoded by the coding sequence ATGAGATTACCGATAATTAAAAAACTCAACGAGTTTATTGAGGAGAATGATGAAGATTACGTAAATGAGACGATTGAAACCTTGGAGTTTTTAACCGAAGCTCCCGGAATTAAAGATGAGGAGATGGACGTAATAGGAGAATTGCTATCCAATATGTATGGAGCAATTGAGGTACACAATATGATAAAAGAAGGTACTCCTAAAAAAGAAGCTTTAAATGAATTTATGAAGCGGGTAACAGGAAGTATTGATACTTAA
- the infA gene encoding translation initiation factor IF-1: protein MAKQASIEQDGTIVEALGNAMFRVELENGHIITAHISGKMRMHYIKILPGDKVKLEMSPYDLTKGRITYRYK, encoded by the coding sequence ATGGCAAAACAAGCATCAATAGAACAAGACGGAACAATTGTAGAAGCGTTAGGTAATGCAATGTTCAGAGTCGAGTTGGAAAATGGACATATTATTACTGCTCATATTTCAGGTAAGATGCGTATGCACTACATAAAAATATTACCTGGTGATAAGGTTAAATTGGAGATGTCTCCATATGATTTAACAAAAGGAAGAATTACGTATAGATACAAATAA
- a CDS encoding DNA-directed RNA polymerase subunit alpha yields MAILDFQKPDKVIMIESDDFRGTFEFRPLEPGYGITVGNALRRILLSSLEGFAIASVKIEGVDHEFSTIKGVVDDVTEIILNLKQVRFKQQIDGTDSEKVIVSVTGQDTLTAGDIGKYTTAFQVLNPDLEICKMEPSVKINMELEIIKGRGYVPAEENKGANTPIGTIATDSIFTPIKNVKYNVENYRVEQKTDYEKLVFDIQTDGSISPKDALQEAAKILIHHFMLFSDERITLDTEIKSETEEFDETSLHMRQLLKSKLVDLDLSVRALNCLKAADVETLGDLVSYNKNDLLKFRNFGKKSLTELEDLVESKGLAFGMNVSKYKLDKE; encoded by the coding sequence ATGGCAATTTTAGATTTTCAAAAACCTGACAAGGTTATTATGATTGAATCGGATGACTTTAGAGGTACATTCGAATTTAGACCACTTGAACCAGGTTATGGTATTACAGTAGGAAACGCTTTGAGAAGAATCTTACTTTCTTCATTAGAAGGTTTCGCTATCGCTTCAGTTAAAATTGAAGGTGTAGACCACGAGTTCTCAACTATTAAAGGAGTTGTTGATGATGTTACAGAAATCATCTTGAACTTGAAACAAGTAAGATTTAAACAACAAATTGACGGTACAGATTCTGAAAAAGTAATCGTTTCTGTTACTGGACAAGATACATTAACAGCTGGTGATATTGGAAAATACACTACTGCTTTCCAAGTGTTGAATCCTGATTTGGAGATTTGTAAAATGGAACCTTCAGTAAAAATCAACATGGAGTTGGAAATCATTAAAGGTAGAGGATATGTACCTGCTGAAGAAAATAAAGGAGCAAATACACCAATTGGTACAATTGCTACGGATTCAATCTTTACACCAATTAAAAACGTAAAATACAACGTTGAAAATTACCGTGTAGAGCAAAAAACTGACTACGAGAAATTAGTTTTTGATATTCAAACTGATGGATCAATTTCTCCTAAAGATGCTTTACAAGAAGCTGCTAAGATTTTGATTCACCACTTTATGTTGTTCTCGGATGAGAGAATTACTTTGGATACTGAAATTAAATCAGAAACTGAAGAGTTTGATGAAACTTCATTACACATGCGTCAGTTGTTAAAATCTAAATTAGTAGATCTTGACTTGTCTGTTAGAGCATTGAACTGTTTAAAAGCTGCTGATGTTGAAACATTAGGAGACTTGGTTTCTTACAACAAAAATGATCTATTGAAATTCAGAAACTTCGGTAAAAAATCATTGACTGAGCTTGAAGATTTAGTTGAATCTAAAGGTTTGGCTTTTGGAATGAATGTTTCTAAATACAAATTAGATAAAGAGTAA
- the rpsD gene encoding 30S ribosomal protein S4, with translation MARYRGPKSKIARRFRDPIFGADKALERKNYPPGQHGPNKRRGKQSEYAIQLQEKQKAKYTYGILERQFSNLFKKASRMKGITGENLLALCESRLDNTVFRLGMSNSRRGARQLVTHRHITVNGNIVNIPSYTLKVGDIISVREKSKSLEVISESLAAKENSFDWLDWNTQAMEGKFMSVPSREMIPENIKEQLIVELYSK, from the coding sequence ATGGCAAGATACAGAGGACCAAAATCGAAAATCGCAAGAAGATTTAGAGATCCAATTTTTGGTGCTGACAAAGCATTAGAAAGAAAAAACTACCCTCCGGGACAACACGGACCTAACAAAAGAAGAGGGAAACAATCAGAGTATGCAATCCAGTTGCAAGAGAAACAAAAAGCTAAATACACTTACGGTATTCTAGAAAGACAATTCTCGAACTTATTTAAAAAAGCTTCGAGAATGAAAGGAATTACTGGTGAAAACTTATTGGCTCTTTGTGAATCAAGATTAGATAACACAGTATTCAGATTAGGTATGTCTAACTCCAGAAGAGGAGCAAGACAGTTGGTTACTCACAGACACATTACAGTTAACGGAAATATCGTTAACATCCCTTCATACACTTTGAAAGTTGGGGATATTATTAGTGTTAGAGAGAAATCAAAATCTTTAGAAGTAATTTCTGAATCATTAGCTGCAAAAGAGAACTCGTTTGATTGGTTAGACTGGAATACTCAAGCTATGGAAGGTAAATTTATGAGCGTTCCTAGCAGAGAGATGATCCCAGAAAATATCAAAGAACAGTTGATCGTCGAGCTATACTCGAAATAA
- a CDS encoding peroxiredoxin, whose translation MSIVGRKFPNIEVNAMDSMGDTIKINVFKEAIDKKKKVLLFWYPKDFTFVCPTELHAFQDALGEFEKRNTVVIGASVDSAEVHFAWLNTPKDQGGIEGVTYPLLADTNRNLSYALDILDGTEIYDEDNDEVQIEGDNVTFRATYLIDEEGTVFHEGVNHMPLGRNVNEFIRLIDAYSHVQTHGEVCPANWEEGKDAMKANREGTAAYLASH comes from the coding sequence ATGTCAATAGTAGGAAGAAAATTCCCAAATATCGAAGTAAACGCCATGGATAGCATGGGTGATACTATTAAAATCAATGTATTTAAAGAAGCAATCGACAAGAAGAAAAAAGTATTGTTGTTTTGGTATCCAAAAGATTTCACTTTTGTTTGTCCAACTGAATTACACGCTTTTCAAGATGCTTTAGGTGAATTTGAAAAAAGAAACACTGTAGTAATTGGTGCGTCAGTTGATTCTGCAGAGGTTCACTTTGCATGGTTAAATACACCAAAAGATCAAGGTGGAATTGAAGGTGTTACTTATCCATTGTTGGCAGATACAAACAGAAATTTATCATATGCTCTTGACATCTTAGATGGAACAGAAATTTATGATGAAGACAATGACGAAGTTCAAATTGAAGGAGATAACGTGACATTTAGAGCAACATATTTGATTGACGAAGAAGGAACAGTATTTCACGAAGGTGTAAATCACATGCCATTAGGTAGAAACGTAAATGAGTTTATCAGATTAATTGATGCTTACTCTCACGTTCAAACTCATGGAGAAGTTTGTCCTGCAAACTGGGAAGAAGGAAAAGACGCTATGAAAGCTAACCGTGAAGGTACTGCAGCTTATTTAGCTTCTCACTAA
- the secY gene encoding preprotein translocase subunit SecY: MKKFIDTLKNIWKVEELRNRILLTLGLILVYRLGSFIVLPGVDQGQLAAGSSGGGLVALLDLFAGGAFSKASVMALGIMPYISASIIMQLLGMAVPVVQKLQKEGESGRRKINGYTRILTILICAFQGPSYLQMYVISANGVVDPDMMWWISSIMLLVAGTMFAMWLGERITDKGVGNGISLLITVGILARFPQSVFTEFLARNSGSGGIFMFIVEMLVFFAIIIVTVLIVQGVRRVPINYAKRVAGQGNVAEASQRSYIPLKVNAAGVMPIIFAQAIMTVPTMIQSDSVILQELQNYRGFWYNFVFALMIIIFTYFYTAITINPKQIADDLKRSGGFVPGIKPGTETADFIDTILSRITFPGSFFLALIAIIPAFAMLFGINDGFAMFMGGTSMLIMVGVVLDTLQQIETYLLNRHYDGLMEGGRIRGRRGANEFSGI; the protein is encoded by the coding sequence ATGAAGAAATTTATTGACACATTAAAAAACATTTGGAAGGTTGAAGAGCTAAGAAACCGTATCCTTTTAACATTGGGATTAATCCTGGTTTATAGGTTAGGTTCTTTTATCGTACTTCCTGGAGTAGACCAAGGACAATTAGCTGCTGGTAGCTCAGGAGGTGGACTAGTAGCACTTCTAGACTTATTTGCTGGAGGAGCTTTCTCTAAAGCTTCTGTTATGGCATTAGGTATCATGCCTTATATTTCTGCATCTATTATTATGCAGTTATTAGGTATGGCGGTTCCTGTGGTTCAAAAATTGCAAAAAGAGGGTGAGAGTGGAAGAAGAAAGATCAATGGTTACACTAGAATTTTAACAATTCTAATTTGTGCTTTCCAAGGTCCATCTTATTTACAGATGTACGTTATTAGCGCAAACGGTGTAGTAGATCCGGATATGATGTGGTGGATCAGTTCAATTATGTTACTAGTCGCTGGAACAATGTTCGCAATGTGGTTGGGTGAACGTATTACTGATAAAGGAGTTGGAAACGGTATCTCATTATTGATCACTGTAGGTATTTTAGCAAGATTCCCACAATCTGTGTTTACTGAGTTCCTAGCTAGAAACTCTGGTTCTGGTGGAATTTTCATGTTCATTGTAGAAATGCTGGTATTCTTTGCCATTATTATTGTTACAGTACTTATTGTGCAAGGTGTTCGTAGAGTACCTATTAATTATGCAAAAAGAGTAGCTGGACAAGGTAACGTAGCAGAGGCTAGCCAAAGATCTTACATTCCTTTAAAAGTGAATGCAGCTGGTGTAATGCCAATTATCTTTGCGCAGGCAATTATGACAGTTCCTACAATGATTCAGTCTGACAGTGTTATACTTCAAGAACTTCAAAATTATAGAGGTTTTTGGTATAACTTTGTGTTTGCTTTGATGATTATAATATTCACGTATTTCTATACGGCGATTACTATTAATCCTAAGCAAATTGCAGATGATTTGAAAAGAAGCGGTGGTTTTGTGCCAGGCATTAAACCCGGAACAGAAACTGCAGATTTCATTGATACCATTTTGTCGAGAATTACATTCCCGGGATCTTTCTTCCTGGCGCTTATTGCGATAATTCCGGCATTTGCAATGTTGTTTGGAATAAACGACGGTTTTGCAATGTTTATGGGAGGTACTTCAATGTTGATTATGGTAGGTGTTGTATTAGACACACTTCAGCAAATTGAAACGTACTTGTTGAATAGACATTATGATGGATTGATGGAAGGTGGAAGAATTAGAGGACGAAGAGGAGCTAACGAATTTTCAGGAATATAA
- a CDS encoding archaemetzincin — translation MKKKFTLPLTLSILMFGIGCTVGYVVHPDKEMSRKTVKSTDEIANDEHISRELRFLESSLDTIHKIKANPIPGEWLYHNKEVQQSSQEFLHDFPDLISEKRDKIYLQPIGAMSPKQEEILKITADYLSVFYNATVQIEDSLSADVVPKSARRFDDFFERDQFKTTYILDEVLKPNIPKDARAYVGFTSYDLYPNDNYNFVFGQGRIGGKVGIYSLARLGYPDFDSTQYKICLKRTLKLASHELGHIFGMTHCVQYECIMNGSNTLEESDSKPFYLCPIDLLKVCQAGSIDEIYRFQKLGEFWEKHGFKENKAFYDLSIKLLQENLFRREGSLVY, via the coding sequence ATGAAAAAGAAATTCACTTTACCCTTAACCCTCAGTATTTTAATGTTTGGCATAGGTTGTACCGTAGGATATGTAGTTCATCCTGATAAAGAAATGAGCAGAAAAACGGTTAAATCAACAGATGAAATTGCCAATGATGAACACATAAGCAGAGAGCTGCGATTTTTAGAAAGTTCACTGGATACAATTCATAAAATAAAAGCCAATCCAATACCGGGAGAATGGCTTTATCACAATAAGGAAGTTCAACAAAGTAGTCAGGAATTCTTACACGATTTTCCTGATTTAATTTCTGAAAAAAGAGATAAAATATATTTACAACCGATAGGTGCCATGTCGCCTAAACAAGAAGAAATATTAAAAATTACTGCAGATTATCTTTCAGTATTCTATAATGCTACAGTCCAAATTGAAGATTCTTTATCTGCAGATGTTGTTCCTAAGAGTGCAAGAAGATTTGACGATTTTTTTGAAAGAGATCAATTTAAAACGACTTATATATTGGACGAAGTTTTAAAGCCTAATATCCCAAAGGATGCAAGGGCTTATGTAGGATTCACTTCATATGATTTGTATCCAAATGACAACTATAATTTTGTTTTTGGACAAGGAAGAATTGGTGGAAAAGTTGGTATTTATTCCCTTGCCAGGTTGGGGTATCCTGACTTTGATTCTACCCAGTACAAAATCTGCTTAAAAAGAACATTAAAATTGGCATCTCATGAATTAGGACACATATTTGGAATGACCCATTGTGTGCAGTATGAATGTATTATGAATGGCTCTAACACATTAGAGGAATCTGATTCAAAACCATTTTATCTCTGTCCAATAGATCTACTCAAGGTTTGTCAGGCCGGTAGTATTGACGAGATTTACCGTTTTCAAAAGTTAGGAGAGTTTTGGGAGAAACATGGGTTTAAGGAGAATAAGGCATTTTATGATCTTTCCATAAAACTGCTACAAGAGAATTTATTCAGAAGAGAAGGAAGTTTAGTTTACTAG
- the rplQ gene encoding 50S ribosomal protein L17 — protein MRHGKKFNHLGRKSAHRKAMLANMACSLIEHKRINTTVAKAKALRGFVEPLITKSKTDSTHSRRVVFSKLRNKYAVTELFREVAPKVAEREGGYTRIIRTGSRLGDNAEMCMIELVDFNEIYGNDTAKKTTRRSRRGGKGKAEDNKGAAATESKAKTEEKEAKNEEE, from the coding sequence ATGAGACACGGTAAAAAATTCAACCACTTAGGTAGAAAGTCTGCTCACAGAAAAGCAATGTTAGCTAACATGGCTTGTTCTTTAATCGAGCACAAAAGAATCAACACAACTGTAGCTAAAGCAAAAGCTTTAAGAGGTTTTGTTGAGCCTTTGATCACTAAATCTAAAACTGATTCTACACACTCAAGAAGAGTTGTTTTCAGCAAATTGAGAAACAAATATGCTGTAACTGAACTATTCAGAGAAGTAGCGCCAAAAGTTGCGGAAAGAGAAGGTGGTTATACAAGAATCATTAGAACTGGATCACGTTTAGGTGATAACGCTGAAATGTGTATGATCGAATTAGTTGACTTCAACGAAATCTACGGAAATGATACTGCGAAGAAAACTACTAGAAGATCTAGAAGAGGTGGAAAAGGTAAAGCTGAAGATAACAAAGGAGCAGCAGCTACTGAATCTAAAGCTAAAACTGAAGAAAAAGAAGCTAAAAACGAAGAGGAATAG
- the rpsK gene encoding 30S ribosomal protein S11 has translation MAKTGRVKKKNVKIDAVGEAHIQASFNNIIISLTNKSGQVISWSSAGKMGFRGSKKNTPYAAQVAAEECSKEAYDLGLRKVKVYVKGPGSGRESAIRSIHNTGIEVTEIVDVTPLPHNGCRPPKRRRV, from the coding sequence ATGGCAAAAACAGGAAGAGTAAAAAAGAAGAATGTAAAAATTGATGCAGTTGGTGAAGCACATATCCAAGCGTCATTTAACAACATTATCATCTCTTTAACCAACAAATCAGGACAGGTGATCTCATGGTCTTCTGCTGGTAAAATGGGATTTAGAGGATCTAAAAAGAATACTCCTTATGCTGCACAAGTTGCTGCTGAAGAGTGCTCTAAAGAAGCGTATGACTTAGGACTTAGAAAAGTTAAAGTTTACGTAAAAGGACCTGGTTCAGGTAGAGAATCTGCAATCAGATCTATCCACAACACTGGAATTGAAGTAACAGAAATCGTTGATGTTACTCCATTACCACACAATGGATGTAGACCTCCTAAAAGAAGAAGAGTATAA
- the ykgO gene encoding type B 50S ribosomal protein L36 encodes MKVRASVKKRSADCKIVKRKGRVYVINKKNPKFKQRQG; translated from the coding sequence ATGAAAGTAAGAGCATCAGTGAAGAAGAGATCTGCAGACTGCAAGATCGTGAAGCGTAAAGGAAGGGTTTACGTTATTAATAAGAAGAACCCTAAGTTTAAACAAAGACAAGGATAA
- the rpsM gene encoding 30S ribosomal protein S13 — translation MARIAGIDLPKNKRGVIGLTYIYGVGKSTASKILSDAGVSEDTKVQDWTDDEIAKIRTAMGEMKVEGALRSEVQLNIKRLMDIGCYRGIRHRAGLPLRGQRTKNNSRTRKGKRKTVANKKKATK, via the coding sequence ATGGCAAGGATTGCTGGAATAGATTTACCTAAAAACAAAAGAGGAGTTATTGGTTTAACTTACATCTACGGTGTTGGAAAAAGTACTGCATCTAAAATTTTAAGTGATGCAGGTGTTAGTGAAGACACTAAAGTTCAGGATTGGACAGATGACGAAATCGCTAAGATTCGTACTGCCATGGGAGAGATGAAAGTTGAAGGTGCTTTGAGATCTGAAGTTCAATTGAACATCAAACGTTTGATGGATATTGGATGTTACAGAGGAATCAGACATAGAGCTGGTTTACCGTTAAGAGGTCAAAGAACTAAAAACAACTCTAGAACAAGAAAAGGTAAGAGAAAAACAGTTGCTAACAAGAAAAAAGCAACTAAATAG